A genomic window from Punica granatum isolate Tunisia-2019 chromosome 2, ASM765513v2, whole genome shotgun sequence includes:
- the LOC116194091 gene encoding IQ domain-containing protein IQM3-like, producing the protein MDVEAQPLSDLPFAPRDGMGAGASTLGLRLLLPDAESPFSPVANDGGPDGGGPRFPKSHAALKVQKVYRGYRTRRRLADSAVLAEELWWQVIDYARLNHSTVSFFNFDKPETAASRWHRVILNASKVGQGLSKDGKAQKLAFQHWIEAIDPRHRYGHNLHLYYEEWCKSDSGQPFFFWLDIGDGRDVDLKECPRSKLRQQCIKYLGPQEREHYEYNLVDGKIVHKQSGEFLDTNRGSHGAKWIFVVSTSHKLYAGEKKKGAFHHSSFLAGGATLAAGRLIVEHGILKSISAYSGHYRPTNDSLDSFISYLKDNGVNLDEVQIFKANEDSDMYNGTKSIADSAINAFKKSQRLENKLLSDKEEKDEKPSPEPRTGPTKTDEKARQDLLKRLSFNRMAVIPDQQKLEPQLSRKWSALSGGLQSPRTEVPRDAILQRINSKKATGSYQLGHQLSRKWSTGAGPRIGCVNDYPPELRQQALEFVNLSPRRPPTPSASFCPLQGLASPTFRASVL; encoded by the exons ATGGACGTCGAAGCTCAGCCCCTCTCGGACCTCCCCTTCGCTCCTCGGGACGGCATGGGGGCTGGAGCGTCCACTCTGGGGCTCCGCCTCCTTCTGCCGGACGCCGAGTCCCCGTTCTCCCCCGTGGCCAATGACGGAGGACCCGACGGGGGAGGCCCCCGGTTCCCGAAGTCCCATGCCGCGCTGAAAGTGCAGAAGGTATACAGGGGCTACCGTACCCGGCGGAGGCTAGCTGACTCTGCCGTCCTCGCCGAAGAGCTCTG GTGGCAGGTGATTGATTACGCTAGATTAAATCATAGCACCGTATCCTTCTTCAATTTTGACAAACCCGAGACTGCGGCCTCGAGGTGGCACCGTGTTATCCTGAATGCTTCTAAG GTGGGTCAGGGTCTGTCCAAAGATGGAAAAGCACAAAAATTGGCCTTTCAGCATTGGATTGAAGCT ATTGATCCGCGGCATCGATATGGACATAACTTGCACCTCTACTATGAGGAGTGGTGTAAATCAGATTCCGGGCAGCCATTCTTTTTCTG GTTGGATATAGGAGATGGCAGGGATGTAGATCTCAAGGAATGCCCAAGATCAAAGCTTCGGCAACAGTGTATCAAGTATCTCGGACCT CAAGAACGAGAGCATTACGAATACAATCTTGTTGATGGGAAGATTGTCCATAAACAATCCGGAGAATTCCTTGACACAAACAGAGGATCTCATGGGGCTAAATGGATTTTCGTGGTCAGCACCTCTCACAAACTCTATGCTGGTGAG AAAAAGAAGGGAGCGTTTCATCATTCTAGCTTCCTCGCTGGCGGAGCAACATTAGCAGCTGGAAGGCTAATCGTAGAGCATGGCATACTGAAG TCCATCTCTGCATATAGCGGACACTACCGGCCAACAAACGATAGTCTCGACAGCTTTATATCCTATCTGAAGGATAATGGAGTTAATCTGGACGAAGTTCAG ATCTTCAAGGCAAATGAAGATTCCGACATGTACAACGGCACCAAATCGATAGCGGATAGTGCAATCAATGCCTTTAAGAAATCTCAACGTCTTGAAAATAAACTTCTATCGGACAAGGAAGAGAAGGATGAGAAACCTTCTCCTGAACCCAGAACCGGTCCCACGAAGACTGATGAGAAAGCAAGGCAGGACCTGTTAAAGAGACTCAGCTTCAACAGAATGGCAGTCATCCCAGACCAGCAGAAACTCGAGCCGCAGCTCTCCCGAAAATGGTCGGCCCTATCGGGTGGGCTCCAGAGCCCAAGGACCGAGGTGCCCAGGGATGCAATCCTACAGAGGATAAACTCTAAGAAGGCCACAGGATCTTATCAGCTGGGCCACCAGCTCTCGAGGAAGTGGTCGACTGGGGCAGGCCCGAGGATCGGCTGTGTCAATGATTATCCACCTGAGTTGAGGCAACAGGCGCTGGAGTTTGTGAATCTGTCACCAAGGCGGCCCCCCACTCCTTCAGCCAGCTTTTGCCCACTCCAAGGGCTCGCGTCGCCCACTTTCCGGGCCTCCGTCTTGTAA